A region from the Xenopus laevis strain J_2021 chromosome 4S, Xenopus_laevis_v10.1, whole genome shotgun sequence genome encodes:
- the gprc5a.S gene encoding G protein-coupled receptor, class C, group 5, member A S homeolog: MSLCIAEPFNFLCDTTAAWGIVLETLAAAGIVFSIILILALLIMMPRISDPAKRAVSPVQLIFLIGTFGIFGLTFAFIVELTEQTCPTRFFLFGVLFAICFSCLLAHASKLVRLVRGGHGICWWMMLLMALFLPLVQVVIAILYIVLGLVRSGTPCTVFNGATNYHQLNQDFVLILIYVFLLMAITFLVSLISLCGPCKYWKRHGAHIYVTMFFSIGIWVAWICMLLRGNADLNQGNRTWDDPVLSIALVANGWVFLMMYMVPELCLMTRCQSDRQNDCVQTQPHLLRQTIGVDNRVFTHENTNQGQDSGRCSPVSSRQDATIAMRDLEQKKDFSIPRPQPRQNPYMQYQSHDVNSM; the protein is encoded by the exons ATGTCTTTATGTATTGCTGAACCCTTCAATTTCCTCTGTGACACAACTGCAGCATGGGGCATTGTGCTAGAAACCCTGGCTGCAGCTGGGATTGTGTTTAGCATCATCCTTATATTAGCCCTCCTCATTATGATGCCCCGCATTAGTGATCCTGCCAAGCGTGCTGTTTCTCCTGTCCAGCTCATCTTCCTGATCGGCACATTTGGGATATTTGGCCTTACATTTGCCTTTATTGTTGAACTGACTGAACAAACCTGCCCAACAAGGTTCTTCCTCTTTGGAGTATTGTTTGCCATCTGCTTTTCCTGCCTATTGGCCCATGCGAGTAAGTTGGTGAGACTTGTTCGAGGTGGACATGGAATCTGTTGGTGGATGATGCTATTAATGGCGTTGTTTCTCCCACTGGTACAAGTTGTTATAGCTATTCTTTATATTGTGCTTGGTCTCGTGAGGAGCGGCACCCCTTGTACTGTCTTCAATGGCGCTACTAATTATCATCAGCTAAACCAAGATTTTGTACTCATCCTCATCTATGTATTTCTGCTAATGGCCATCACCTTTCTTGTTTCACTCATCAGTCTATGTGGACCATGTAAATACTGGAAGAGACATGGAGCACATATCTATGTCACAATGTTTTTCTCCATTGGCATTTGGGTGGCCTGGATCTGTATGTTACTTAGGGGAAATGCAGATCTAAATCAGGGGAATAGAACCTGGGATGACCCAGTGTTATCCATTGCTTTAGTAGCCAATGGTTGGGTTTTCCTCATGATGTATATGGTGCCAGAGCTTTGCCTGATGACACGATGCCAATCAGACAGACAGAATGACTGTGTCCAAACTCAACCCCACTTACTCAGACAAACCATTGGAGTGGATAATCGAGTATTCACCCATGAGAATACCAACCAag GCCAAGATTCAGGAAGATGTTCCCCTGTTTCTTCACGGCAGGATGCTACCATTGCCATGAGA GATTTAGAACAGAAAAAGGATTTCAGTATACCTCGCCCACAGCCACGACAAAACCCATATATGCAGTACCAATCCCATGATGTTAACAGCATGTAA